From the Drosophila willistoni isolate 14030-0811.24 unplaced genomic scaffold, UCI_dwil_1.1 Seg504, whole genome shotgun sequence genome, one window contains:
- the LOC124461498 gene encoding uncharacterized protein LOC124461498, translating to MREAAWHTKEGSYPNSICECFNWKEYNRNCENAAQQLRLRRKQAHITITGLADTKITDAAAEVELVIRSIYNPHAKYKLLASVIPLVSKRMPIKRLPFEEWTHLKGLPLADPNFFSPQGVDILLGNDVYDELMLVEVHRGIRGMPLAQNTHLGYIVSGKTNQEGGRRSSYTITVRRKEADEILEQLLCKFWELEQFDEEPRGVSVEDNWCEDFFVKTHSRMPSGKYVVRLPFLTYLDESMVIGESYKSALKRLHSLDRRLRNDASLKNAYVGTINEYLELGQMERVTSRASKTGNPALGGVDHCYLPHHPVIKESSSTTKVRVVFDGSSKTSNGKSLNEILAIGPKLHVHLQGIILNWRGLRWVFMADVEKMYRCINIPPDDAQYQRILWNPDTSNYVEEYACTTVMFGTSSAPYLAMRVMKQLAMDECEKYPLAVDVINHQMYVDDILSGVDSIAETEDVKNQVIGMLRSGTFELRKWASLYWSPKEDEFRFALHVVPPMSSPTKRTILSAIARLFDPMGWLSPIMITAKILMQQLWKEKIGWDSTLPDTIKREWEKFVRKWECYQQYGYALLEHSHPLEWTTLDP from the exons ATGCGAGAGGCCGCTTGGCACACTAAGGAAGGGAGTTATCCCAACAGCATCTGCGAATGCTTTAATTGGAAAGAGTACAACAGAAACTGCG agaatgcAGCTCAGCAGCTACGTTTACGGCGCAAACAGGCTCACATCACGATTACTGGATTAGCAGATACAAAAATTACAGATGCGGCAGCAGAGGTGGAGCTAGTCATAAGATCAATCTACAACCCACATGCGAAATACAAGCTGCTCGCGTCAGTAATACCTCTAGTGAGTAAGCGCATGCCAATCAAACGACTGCCGTTTGAAGAGTGGACTCATCTGAAGGGCTTACCGTTGGCCGACCCTAACTTCTTCAGTCCACAAGGAGTTGATATTCTGTTGGGAAATGACGTCTACGATGAGCTGATGTTAGTAGAAGTGCATCGAGGAATACGTGGTATGCCTCTGGCGCAAAATACGCATTTGGGATACATTGTATCAGGAAAAACGAATCAAGAAGGTGGTAGGAGATCGTCGTACACCATAACGGTACGAAGGAAGGAAGCTGATGAGATACTTGAACAATTGTTATGTAAGTTTTGggagctagaacaattcgacgAGGAGCCACGTGGGGTTTCAGTAGAGGATAACTGGTGCGAAGATTTCTTCGTTAAGACACATAGCCGAATGCCGTCTGGGAAATATGTTGTTCGTCTTCCTTTTCTTACATACTTGGACGAATCAATGGTAATTGGAGAATCATATAAGAGCGCGTTAAAACGATTACATTCTCTGGACAGACGGTTGCGTAACGATGCGAGTTTGAAGAACGCTTATGTTGGCACGATAAATGAGTATCTGGAGCTGGGTCAAATGGAACGTGTAACGTCACGGGCTAGTAAGACGGGCAATCCTGCATTGGGGGGAGTCGATCATTGCTACCTACCGCATCACCCAGTCATAAAGGAATCGTCATCAACTACGAAGGTACGAGTTGTCTTCGATGGATCGAGCAAGACGAGTAATGGAAAATCGCTTAATGAGATTCTAGCAATAGGTCCAAAATTGCACGTACATCTTCAAGGAATCATTCTCAATTGGCGAGGGCTAAGATGGGTATTTATGGCGGATGttgaaaaaatgtacagaTGTATTAATATTCCACCCGACGACGCGCAGTACCAGCGTATTCTATGGAATCCGGACACAAGTAATTATGTGGAAGAATATGCCTGCACAACGGTGATGTTTGGAACGAGCTCCGCACCTTATTTAGCCATGAGAGTTATGAAACAATTAGCTATGGATGAATGCGAGAAGTATCCACTGGCGGTGGATGTTATAAATCAtcaaatgtatgtagatgaCATACTGTCTGGTGTCGACAGTATTGCAGAAACGGAGGATGTCAAGAACCAAGTGATTGGAATGCTTCGTAGTGGTACATTCGAACTACGGAAGTGGGCGA GTCTATACTGGAGTCCCAAAGAAGATGAGTTCCGTTTTGCTTTGCATGTCGTTCCACCAATGAGCTCACCTACAAAGAGGACAATACTATCAGCAATTGCACGACTGTTTGATCCCATGGGATGGCTTAGTCCGATAATGATTACTGCCAAAATTCtcatgcagcaactgtggaagGAGAAAATTGGCTGGGATAGCACACTACCGGACACTATTAAGAGAGAATGGGAGAAATTC